The following nucleotide sequence is from Falco naumanni isolate bFalNau1 chromosome 6, bFalNau1.pat, whole genome shotgun sequence.
AAGTGCCCTTTTTGTCGTGTTTCTGTATCCATGCACTTTTCAAAGGCATTGAAGAAATATATCATCTGAATTCTATCAGCTTTCAGTGGGAAATAGGTATCCAGCTGCTATTTGTCCTCCTAAAAGCACCCAATGAAGCAGCTGAGGTATCCCTCGGAAATTCCTGACTTTACTACATGATTCCCCTGCATTCTCTTGAAAAAAAGTTTATCAATCATTCAAAAATCCAAGGGATTTTGTACAGGTCCTCAGGGGGAAAAAGTgtgtttatttacaaaaatgtttcatgatCCAtatcttttccttatttttgtttttacactCCATGTCACAGTTCCCCACTATTGCACTTTTTAGGAGAACAGCCTGTATTCCagcattcattattttgtttgacGTGAGCATTCCTCTTCACTTATAGCATCCAGCAGAGAGTCTGATGTAAACAGCCTCGGAGGTCCAACTCTCCTTCACCTGTTCTCTCATATTGAATTTATTAAGCAGCAGATGGCCAGGGACAACGTACAGTTTGTCAGATTTGAATCGATAGACCTCCATGGTGTGTCAAGATCAAAGAATGTTCCTTCTCGCTTTTTTCACGtaagttttctggtttctagCTGTACCTTTATGTTTTCATGGCCCTGTCCTTAACCTATATTTTTTCCATAGTGCAGGGAGAAACCCAAACTTAGAACAAATTATCTGTTCCCTCCACTTGTTCCCAAGGGATCTggactttttttcattactgctaTCAGCTATTTCTCTGTTCCCTCAAACAGTAACCTAGTTAAATAAGGCCAGTACTTTCAGTTTTTTGAACTTCTAATAATCTCTTCCCTCAGAATTATCTTTTCAGATTTAATGCATTATAAGGATTTTGTTTTactgaacatcaggaaattgcaaaaagaaaagaataaacactgaaagaaaatgactgaATGAAAATCACTTTAGTTATGAGAAATTTTATAGTCATCAATCACAATAGAAAATACTATTGGGTTTCATGATGACTGAATAGTAATATTTGCCATATTAATGATTCAGGAAATAAGAATCAAATTAGGAAGCAATCCTCACAATGTGTATCCTTGATGAATCAGCCTTTCCAGTATATTGCTTGTGCGATACTTCATGTGCGTAACTACAACATACTTTCACTTCACATATcactaagaatatttttaagctttactgagtgatcacaaaaaaaattgttgagcACTTTTGTTTCAAATTCCTTTTGAAGTCTAAGctgtattttgttatttctcttttagaTGTTGCTAAACTGCAACTCTATCATCTAGAtaaaattttctctctctgttgtCATTTGGATTTTATCAAAATGAACTTTCAGTAATTTAGGTTTTTGTGAGGGGCTGTAGGTTAATTGTAACTTCACTTTCAGCTGCTATATCAAATTGCAAATGCCTAGATCAACTTGTTCAAAGACAGCTTTTGTGTTTACCTTACCATCTAAACAAATTGGAACTTTGCATGGCAGTCTATATTTCTGGACACTAAAAAGATGTGtatgcatgtacacacacacgtatGCATACAGAGCAACTGAgagtaatttccttttttttgggggggggggaagagcaTAAGTgtttgggggagggagaggtAGTACTATAGGGTAATCATCTTCAACACCTTTTCAGTATCAAAGGGACATCTTAGACATCTTGGAGCAGTATTCACCATATTGTGCGGTTTTGGTTATGTGTCACACAGGCAGAATCACTACCACTAAACTACCACCTACTTAAGAGAAGGTGGACttgatttatgtatttattttacgAGAAGCCACCATATGCAATTTGAGGTATTTCAACAATTTTCCATCTGGATAGgcaaaattttggttttttcagcTCTGAGCTTGCCCCTTCCTAGGTTTGTTCTGTCTCCCCTGCTCACTCTGATGGCGATCCTTTCCCTTAGAAGAATAAAGGTAAGATGTAAACATAAGCCAAATTTCACTTGGTAGAACTTGGCATAATTGCAGTTTTCATCAGCTAAAGGTTTGAATATATGGTAAGTTGTAAAGGTGCTTGTTTGAAGGTAGACGGTCCTCCCCTGGGGTTCTATCTACATTTCATTTGTGTAAGCTGAACCTCTGTCTTCAAATGGGGAAGGACAACTATGGGTTTATCCTGTTTACTATACAGGAGAGCACCGGAACATTAGAATAATTTCTCATGTGGAAGTGCTTCCCTGCCATTTTACCCCCAGACTTATTAAGTCCAGAAAgtgagacttttcagttaaACTGTGCATCTGAAAAGCAGTGAGGTTATGTGTTAATGGCATTTAAAGAGAAGACACAACCTGAATTCATATTGCCATGAGTCTTGTGTGGTCACTTGGATATATGTTAAGGAAATACTCAGAGGATATGGAAGCCTAATACAGTATAGATATGTTTGACTTGCAACTTTTGTACCTAACTGGTGATGTCCATAATTGTATAAAGACCATGCAAGAATAAGTGTTgaacatttgtttgtttttttatagaAACTTAAAAATCGGTCATTTGGGATACTTGATGCCAGGGTTTTCATACCAATCTTGTAGAAGGTTGTTCTGTTTCATAACGACACAGAACTGGCTGTTGCTCTCCACTTCGGTGATCACTGCATTTCAGTgttctttcaggaaaaatactaTGATTCTTACTGAGAATCTgagttttatatattttacatacataaaaataccaTTCAGTTCTTTTCTCATTTGGTAATCTGTGATTCTGCTCTGTGTTTAGGAGAAAGCAATTCACGGTGTTGCCATGCCCAGAAGTTATCTTGAGCTGACATTGAATCCTAAAGATAATGAATTAGATTACATAAATGCAACCAATTTTAATTGTGACATAATCCTGAACCCTGATTTATCAACGTTTCGAATATTACCCTGGACTGAGCAGACGGCAAGAGTGATATGTGATTCCTTCACCGTGCTGGGCAACCCGCTAATGACCTCGCCGAGGCACATTGCCAAGAAACAGCTGAGCCAGCTTCAGGACAATGGTTTTTCTCTGCACTCTGCCTTCACTtatgaattttgtatttatggCATTACTGAGGTTGTAAATTCGAAGACAATATCCTTTCCTGCAGCCACGATACTAAATAACCATGACCAGACTTTCATTCAGGAGCTCATTGAAGGAATGTATTATGCTGGTGCCAACattgaaagcttttcttcttccagtggGCCTGGGCAAATGGAGATCACTTTTCATCCAGCATTTGGCATAGATGCTGCTGACAGTGCCTTCACATTTAGAACGGGCATTAAAGAGGTAGCTAAGAAGTATAACTATGTGGCTAGCTTTTTCTCAGAATCAGGTTTCTACAATTCAGGGGCTCTTTCACATAGCCTGTGGGATTTGAATGGCcagaagaatttgttttctgctggttATGGAGTTGAGGAGCTCTCAGATATTGGAAAAAATTGGTTATCGGGTCTCTTGGCACACACAGCAGCTATCAGCTGCTTGATGGCTCCTACCACCAGCTGCCGTAAGCCTTATTCTAAATACAGTAAAGAATCAAAAGAGACTGTAAATGCAAAATGGGCATATAATGATAACAGCTGTGCCTTTAATGTCAAATGCCATGGTGGAAAAGGCACTCAGATCGAGAATAAATTAAGTTCTGCTACAGCAAATCCCTACCTGGTGCTTGCTGCCACTATTGCTGCGGGTCTAGATGGAGTGAAGAGAGGGCTTAGGTATGATGATATGCTCCAAGAAGAAAATCACACTGCTGACCTGAAACATTCCTCAGTCCCTCTGAAACTGGAAGATGCTCTTGTTGCACTTGAGAAAGATTCATGCATTAAGGAAGCATTAGGCGAAACTTTTATCCGATACTTTGTTGCCATGAAACATTATGAGttagaaactgaagaaatggATAGTGAAAGGAATAAATGCCTgggttattttatttagaaggaGCACTCTTCTGTAGTGATGCCGTGTAAATGCATACAGTGAATGGCTAAGAATCTTGAAAttagtaaatatattttaaaatgtttttaatgctttgggaatttccctctctcctttgTATAGTACATGGTGACTTGACTGCATTTTATTGTCCATGTACATTCAGGACAGTGCAAAGCTGATACTCATAAAATAACTTcaacaggcttttaaaaaacattttttttttcaatttaagtGAACAGACTTGCTggtgaaaagaaggaaagaggtgAAAGGAGCATCTGTACAACTGTAATGGGACTGTGCAAAGTGCAGAGAAGTAGGAATAATGGGGGTGGGTaaggcaaagggaaaggagaactGGTGAAGGAGGAAAATTTCTTGTTCAGCATGGTTATGGGATTTCTCCCAGACTATCCAGTAGCTGAAGGGTGGCTAAACCAGAAGAATCTGATAAACCAGGCTAGAATGATGAACATTGCAGAAAGAGGGGCAAAGGATTGTGGCTGTAGAACCTGAGGGCCAGGAGAGGAATTATAAAATAATCCATACATCAGGAattctgctgctgaatgaggttTGCAAGAATTATGGTGAATAACGATactaaaagaaatcaaatggtGGCTTTAAGAGGGAATTGTTCATAGAAAGCCAGGGGTATAAGGCCACTGTGCAATAAAAAAGGAGCTGGTATTATGTCTGTTTTGATAATTAATGGGTTAGTGCAGAGTTGTATggcaaatgaggaaaaaaagggcaaaGAAGCCAGAGAACTAAGAGCTCCAACTGGACTTTATTGGGAAACCTAATGTTATCAAGGATGAGGAAGATGACAGTGAAGAGAGGAACAGAAACGGtagattaaaaccaaaaagaacaaGTGAAGATGTGAATTCAGAGACTGGCAAATAGTGGCtaaagcagaggaagagaagactcaTCATAAAATTAGAAATGGCAGCTggtgtaaagaaaaataaaggttttggAATGGCAAGAGGTGGGTTTTAGATGTGTTCTCTGTTTTCGTTACTGTTGCCACTGTCATCCTTTGCTATTAAAGATAACCCTCATTTCATACCCCACCTCCACATGAATTGTGATTTCTGATGTTCTTTATCTTGTCACAATATTTTGATCTATGTGTAGGAAAGTGTGAGTGAAAGTGTTTAGTCATCATTGCAGTAAAAATAAGATTCAGCCAATGCCTCTGTCAACTTGCAGAACTAGGAGGTGTGAACAGAAATGTGCTAGTTGCCTACTGATGGATCTTCCACTCTTCCCCTATGGAGTATTGTACTTGAAATGTATTTACCTGGTACACAAACACTTTCTGTGGAATTCCAAAGAAGAACTCACTTTATACTCAGGTAGCAAGAGGGAATAAATAATCTAAGAAAATATGATAAATGCATTCCCTTGTTTCAGTCTGTGCTTGGTGGGTGGATTTGCTTCCCTCCTTTACTCAcctgacacatttttttttgggTGCCTCACCTCATGagactgtttttctttgttccagGCTGATTTACATCGGTCAGTTCTAGCCTTGCATTTAAGCTGAACTTCCCATTCTGAAAATATGCCTCTCTTTTGCTGCCCTACAACTTTTTCAGGGGCTCTGGGAATCTGTGTGTCTTCTGACCTGTCTCCTGTCTTCTTCTGGTTGTTTCCCACTCTCATCCTCACAAGCTCCTGGCAGAAGACACCCATAAAAATTCTTTCCTTGCTCAGACAGCTTACTTATTATACTCATTATTTAGTCCCAACAGTCACATGGGCTAAGAGCTATTCCTTGGTTCTTCATCTGGCAAGGATGTACTAAAGCACAACACTGCATGTATGACGTGTGTTAATGTGGTTGATAGGATTTTTTTATGGTAGTAAATACTTTGGCTAAGTAAAACTATACCAGAAAAGGCTATGGAACATGTATTAAGATTCTGCGGTCATaatgattttaatttcaaagtttaTCTAGAAGTTGATCTCGAAATAGAAACACATTCCCACACCAGAGTTTCCAAAATCCAGTTTTAGATCTGTATCTGCTTTTCacaaattattctttaaaaataaagcatattcAACAAAACATAAGTGAACTCAGTCTTCTCAATGAAATACCTTATAAAATTGAGTTACATTgctctttcagttcttttggGACTTGGATAAGCCTACCCTGTCATAACACTGACCACATTTTGAAGTTGAAAATAGAGAAGATATTTAAGTTCGCTTTCTACGTTTTACTTCTGGACCTGATTATAAGGATGgcaaaatgaatgaaagaatcagataaaaaaatatatttttctcttaattttatatatgttaGTAGGATGCCATGCTAC
It contains:
- the LGSN gene encoding lengsin isoform X1 codes for the protein MHEWSPYALVDCHRHPDSCAPEVMRQNTSESDNDEVDGNNICGFRKKKGVKGPTKYIPPLENEKMELSRTSKIPDPCPLQGTTSSSEPPSDQSLQNPTGFPPVQKDRRGLDGSHTGSDAEEDMSAETREVQEYADTGKRKAGKIHKEINTPAKTEQPTGAQPVRSTGKAGCAEAVRRGEGSKKAESKQEEQGAMQEKDVKFHVAKMGALGSTVTAQGSGTAESFTGAPDISKRSLQELKNLLSEGPLPAYGPHYSGKTGGTFSQKNLKPREKTADKQGRPFEAFSPHFGEENQKYHSFHKEGVGQQNKPLLVVSSAGSDQQQPAGSDVDQLILGLPAASTHAENTAPDIPFDPCAGHAASSRESDVNSLGGPTLLHLFSHIEFIKQQMARDNVQFVRFESIDLHGVSRSKNVPSRFFHEKAIHGVAMPRSYLELTLNPKDNELDYINATNFNCDIILNPDLSTFRILPWTEQTARVICDSFTVLGNPLMTSPRHIAKKQLSQLQDNGFSLHSAFTYEFCIYGITEVVNSKTISFPAATILNNHDQTFIQELIEGMYYAGANIESFSSSSGPGQMEITFHPAFGIDAADSAFTFRTGIKEVAKKYNYVASFFSESGFYNSGALSHSLWDLNGQKNLFSAGYGVEELSDIGKNWLSGLLAHTAAISCLMAPTTSCRKPYSKYSKESKETVNAKWAYNDNSCAFNVKCHGGKGTQIENKLSSATANPYLVLAATIAAGLDGVKRGLRYDDMLQEENHTADLKHSSVPLKLEDALVALEKDSCIKEALGETFIRYFVAMKHYELETEEMDSERNKCLGYFI
- the LGSN gene encoding lengsin isoform X3 → MELSRTSKIPDPCPLQGTTSSSEPPSDQSLQNPTGFPPVQKDRRGLDGSHTGSDAEEDMSAETREVQEYADTGKRKAGKIHKEINTPAKTEQPTGAQPVRSTGKAGCAEAVRRGEGSKKAESKQEEQGAMQEKDVKFHVAKMGALGSTVTAQGSGTAESFTGAPDISKRSLQELKNLLSEGPLPAYGPHYSGKTGGTFSQKNLKPREKTADKQGRPFEAFSPHFGEENQKYHSFHKEGVGQQNKPLLVVSSAGSDQQQPAGSDVDQLILGLPAASTHAENTAPDIPFDPCAGHAASSRESDVNSLGGPTLLHLFSHIEFIKQQMARDNVQFVRFESIDLHGVSRSKNVPSRFFHEKAIHGVAMPRSYLELTLNPKDNELDYINATNFNCDIILNPDLSTFRILPWTEQTARVICDSFTVLGNPLMTSPRHIAKKQLSQLQDNGFSLHSAFTYEFCIYGITEVVNSKTISFPAATILNNHDQTFIQELIEGMYYAGANIESFSSSSGPGQMEITFHPAFGIDAADSAFTFRTGIKEVAKKYNYVASFFSESGFYNSGALSHSLWDLNGQKNLFSAGYGVEELSDIGKNWLSGLLAHTAAISCLMAPTTSCRKPYSKYSKESKETVNAKWAYNDNSCAFNVKCHGGKGTQIENKLSSATANPYLVLAATIAAGLDGVKRGLRYDDMLQEENHTADLKHSSVPLKLEDALVALEKDSCIKEALGETFIRYFVAMKHYELETEEMDSERNKCLGYFI
- the LGSN gene encoding lengsin isoform X2, coding for MPYIKNTSESDNDEVDGNNICGFRKKKGVKGPTKYIPPLENEKMELSRTSKIPDPCPLQGTTSSSEPPSDQSLQNPTGFPPVQKDRRGLDGSHTGSDAEEDMSAETREVQEYADTGKRKAGKIHKEINTPAKTEQPTGAQPVRSTGKAGCAEAVRRGEGSKKAESKQEEQGAMQEKDVKFHVAKMGALGSTVTAQGSGTAESFTGAPDISKRSLQELKNLLSEGPLPAYGPHYSGKTGGTFSQKNLKPREKTADKQGRPFEAFSPHFGEENQKYHSFHKEGVGQQNKPLLVVSSAGSDQQQPAGSDVDQLILGLPAASTHAENTAPDIPFDPCAGHAASSRESDVNSLGGPTLLHLFSHIEFIKQQMARDNVQFVRFESIDLHGVSRSKNVPSRFFHEKAIHGVAMPRSYLELTLNPKDNELDYINATNFNCDIILNPDLSTFRILPWTEQTARVICDSFTVLGNPLMTSPRHIAKKQLSQLQDNGFSLHSAFTYEFCIYGITEVVNSKTISFPAATILNNHDQTFIQELIEGMYYAGANIESFSSSSGPGQMEITFHPAFGIDAADSAFTFRTGIKEVAKKYNYVASFFSESGFYNSGALSHSLWDLNGQKNLFSAGYGVEELSDIGKNWLSGLLAHTAAISCLMAPTTSCRKPYSKYSKESKETVNAKWAYNDNSCAFNVKCHGGKGTQIENKLSSATANPYLVLAATIAAGLDGVKRGLRYDDMLQEENHTADLKHSSVPLKLEDALVALEKDSCIKEALGETFIRYFVAMKHYELETEEMDSERNKCLGYFI